CCTTTCACAAGCAGTATAATCAGGATATGTAATTGTGTGCAAAATAAGGGAGATAAATTCAGCTTCTTTTCACAAggttaaaaacatttttttacatAGAGAAACTGAAAAGACACCCTATACCAAGAAATAAATTCTTATTGAAAAGATGATAAGTAGAACACTAGTCGAAAAGATAAAACTCATTCAAtaatcattatctaaaaaaaaaaataaagtcatgGATGTACATACTAACAAAATTATCCTGCTAAAGAATAAAAACACTCCAAACAGCATCAGAAGAGAAATACCTGAATGTATTCCTTTggagctttattttttttataagccGGCAACCATTGCGAAGATGTCTCATTGCTGAATCCCGCAATCTATTCAGGTTGCGAAGGTCCAATGAAGATAATTGTGAGCAGTTCCCCGCAATAGTCTTAATGGAAGATGATGTCAGTTGCCTACATATAGATGACACAAACGTAGGTAGTCAGAATTACACCCTAAATCATGTATCTATACCTGCATAATATGTCATATTATGAGTATAAACATTTATGGTATCAGATGATTGTGACAAACAGGGCCTATAGTATATAGAAAATAACTTATTAACAATATGCTCTCAAATGTGACACTTAAATAACAACAATAAGGCCAGTGCCCCAGTGAATACAattatcaaataaatatttaagggATTGATGTCAAAAGGCTTTCAAGAAGGTACCAAAGCTATTGGCAGCCTGCAATATCATGTTACAGTTTCATTTTGGTCAGGACTCTCATCAGATAAAAAGTTACAGATCCACATTTAAAATGCTGGCCCTATATTGATGGATAAGCATTTCCCTAGCCCCTTTACTGATGGAAATTGGTGTTGTATTAACACATAGGACAGCTGTCATGTACTGATATTGAGGTAAATAATTGTCTTATTACTGTTGTTTCTCTATTGTAGACCTTCTAGTTACATTAGAATCAGCTCTGGATTTATGCTTTATATGGAAAATTTGTTTTGTATGCACCTGATTTATGGTGTagtttgggagatgaaagttgtAACCTAAAACTAGTGCTGATAAAGTAATAATACAATAAAGAAGATATTCCTCATAATTAAGTAGAATGCCATGAAGACTTACAAGCAACCAGCAAATGCCAACTCCTTCAGATTTGAACCGTGTACAGGAATAAGCTCATTGACAAACTTATTGCAGACAGATTGTATACCAGACATTGATAGAACCTCTAAATGCTTAATCTTTTGTAAGGAAGGAAGAATCATCATGGCATCCACGTTTAAGCAGTCATCAATATATAGTTCCGTAAGGACTAAACTCAACTTGTTAGCAAGATTCTCGATTCCAGTTGAAGTGAGAAGAGAACACTCGCACAAATTTAGCGAACTCAGAGAAGGGGCTGCAGAGATTATTGTGTCTAACCCACTATCAGAAAGACGGTAATTTCCCTTCagagatatttttttcaataatggcATGCTGTTAGGAACCTTTGCTAAGGTAGCAGGCAACATGTAGTCAGGCATGCATCGCCCAGATAAGTCAAGCTGCAAAACCTTCAGTAAGAGCAAAAGGGAGGGAAAATGAGTCCTCAATAGGTGACTTAAATAAGAAGGCCGCAAAGTTAACAAAATATCAGTGATCAACCCTAAGACCCAAACACTGTTATGGTCATAATCTAAAACCGACAAATTTAACAACTTGTTTTTCAACGACAAATCGAGACATGGCACATGGACGAAATGGTGCTTCTacatgttttaatatcttaTTCAACCTCTAAAATTCTAGTTAATCACGGAATAATCTATGGTAACAAAAttttcacatatatatgtagGATAAATGATAATTTTACTATTAGAATGTAAAATTGTCATGTGCTCCCTGTAACAAAAATATGAAGGGTGTGTTCAATGAAATAGctcacaatttttttacaaaaattacaACATGTAATTCGTTTTTAATTCATATCAGCGCACGGCATTTAGCTATaaagagtaaaaaaatattacctgCAAGATTTCTGTCCTGCATTTCCCAAAAATGGTCTCAAAGTCATCCTCACTCAACCATGAACACTCACTGAGTTGCACTGTCACAGGATTATCACACATGAGTTCACCAAGAAGATGGACATTCATCTTTCTAGAATGGCATAGACTAGATAAGAGTCTATTTTTTAGCTCATCTGGAATGCCAGCAAGTGATTCGATAGCTTCAGCATTATTTGAAAGAGTTTGCAAGCACAAGCTAGTAAGCGATGGAGCAGATCGTAGTGGAGATTTCCTATCTTTGGAAGGTATCCACGAAATGACCTTATTAGCAGACTTGTTCAAGTTGGAAGAATTCAACTCCCGAGCTCTCAGTTTAGCTTCTCTGTCAGTAATGATCCTCATTGCAGTTGAAAATGGACCTGGCCAGTCCTGAGGATCAGGAACCGGTTCCAACTCTTCTGCattgtcatcatcatcaccatcatcactaTGTCCATCTTCATCTGCTTTGAAGAATGCAAACCTAGGAGCCATTTCAATAGCTCTCTGTCTTGCCCTTTCTCTCCGACGTGGTTCCCAATGATCTGCTGGGAAACTCTGCACCTCTTCAGAAATCACTGAGTTCAAATCCATTTGATCCGCACCTGAGCTAACAGACAATGAACTCTCTTCCACAACCATCTTAGCCTTTCCTTTACTATCGGGACTAAACTTACCAATCCCGGTACCAGCACCAGAATCATCGTTCCCCAAATCCAGCTTCCCTTTGCCTTTAACATCATACCTAGCCTTCtgccttctctcctcttctgtGGAATACATACCTGCATGGTTTTCGCCTAATGCACTTCGCATAGGAGATGCTAATAGCTCAATACTCTCACCAATTGCCGAACTCTGTCCGTGCACATGCTCGTCAATGGGGATGTCATTTTCTCGAATAGTAACTCCACTAGCTTTCTTTTTACCTGTCTTCACAGAATCACCCATTCTCCCTTCATCTGTCCTGCCCATGCTCATGGTGAACAGATTCAGTTCAATCAAATCAGAAGCAGCGCATAACTGTACCGGCATCCTACTGCCATCCTCCCCTGGAAGTATGCAGTCATCATCATTGTCACTCTCTGAATCAGAGACGTATGGGATCTCCATCCCTATCTTACGACGCTTCCCCGAACTATCCACATTCCGGTGCGGCATTTCATCATGCACCTGGCCTCCAGCCCCGCCACCTCCATTCGATCCGAGACCCATCTCCCCACCCATTTGAACACCAAGCTCCATCGACCGTTTCGCAACCCTAGACCCCGATCGCAAGCTTATGAACGCCGCTTCACCACTACGATTACCGCCGCCCCAAACCCtaacttcgccgccgccgccgccgccgcccccaaaCTCACCAGCGCTGGTCGGAGAAGCAACGGGGGCAGGAATCGCTTGtgccctccccttcctcctcccggaCGACGCGGAACCAGAGCCGGAGGAAGCGCCATCGGCCCCCGCAGCAGGAGCGGACGACGCCGGGGTAGTGGTCGGGCTCGCGACGCCGGATGCCGCCGCCCCGGAGGCGAGGCGCAGGctgcggcgaggcggcggcgccaggccGGGGGACTTGAGGgatccgtcggcggcgggggggccgaggccgaggccgagggtgagggcggtggacggggacggccaCGGAGTCCCCGCCGACGACCCGCCCGCCatctccgtcggcggcggcggcaacggcgacggtgGGAGTGTGACCCCCGCGGATGCACTCGCGGTGTCCGCGCCCGAGCGGAGGCGAGGCATCGGCGATGGAGgagcgcgagggcggcgggagagagggggggggggaagggggagaggcttgcgggggaaggaggaggaggcggtttgggcggcggcgcagttTTTTATGGTTTTCCCGCGCGGCCGAGGGGGAGAGCGCGCGAGGCAGGCGATGGTGGTGGGTTGGGTTTGGGTCGTGGATGGCTGCGGGCTGAGGCGGGTTCGAGGCCCGAGGCGGCGGACGTGGGGGCGGGCCCAAGGTGGGGTGAGCCCGGTGCACCGTGCGCCCGCGCCGTCGTTtcgctttgagattcgtgcggTGTCTTGGTTCCGGTGTATAGGGTGGGTCTAGAGTAACTGGGACTTTGTTCGTGTCCGTTATCGGGGATCGGAATGGTTGTGCCTAGGCTGGGTTCGTGCTTCGTTTGTTGGCTTGTTGCTACAGTGCTTTTGCTGTGACAGGGAGAGACCGGGAGGGTTGTGCATCGTGCATTTGTGCATTCAGGGggtgtttaggctgtgtttagatctagggtgAAAAGTTTAtgcgtgtcacattggatatacggacacacatttcaagtattaaacatatattaataataaaataaattacagattccgcatgtaaattgcgagacgaattattaagcctgattaattcatcattagcagatgtttactgtagcactacattgttaaatcatgaagcaattaggcttaaaagatccgtctcgcaatttacacacaatatgtgtaattgttttttattttgtctatatctaatactccatgtatatgtccaaacattcgatgtgacaggatgaaaagtttttgcgtgggaactaaacaggtagattcaggggtgtaaagttttggcttgtcgcatcggatattatatagggtgccGCAtgggtgtttgggcactaaaaaaactaattacaaaatccgtcagtaaaccacgagacgaatttattaagcctaattattttgtcattagcaaatgtttaatatagcaccacattgtcaaattatggagcaattaggcttaaaatattcatGGAGCAAATGTTTACTTTACCATTCCCATATTTTCCCTATGAAATGTCCAAGGGATCTCATTCGGAATAACATTCTCAGTTAATTCTCTTTCAATCAATGGCAAGTTCCGTACCGATACAACAGGCACACcatttctcattttgatttatttttatctttaccttttttttaacaaacttaTAAATGTGTGTCTTATGATAGAAACCGGAGATGTAATTcatttccattataaaaaaaaaagatacaacaGGGCACTTGCTGCAGAAAGCGCATCCGATGGGAATAGACAAGAGTGATCAAAAGGATCTTACAATCACAATTATTTTCCAAAGAGTACATTTGAATAGATAAATACTATAAATACAACAGATGAACAGCCTGCACAGGTAATTCATCATCTATAAGTGCAGAAAACAATGCTCTTTAATCCTGACAGAGTTCAGCTGCtaagaaaggaaaagaacagTGCGGCAGCAACAAGAGTGTTCTACTGGTTTTCAGAAGCAAAATTCCAAACCAGGTCCAAGACGAGCAAAAGAATGGTGCAACAGCACATTTCTACTCAAACTCACAAAGCGAAAACACAAGCCGCGGAGAAAAGTAGTGCAGCCACCAGTCTCCATGTACCTGCACCGATCGAAACTGCAGCATTGGCACCCATGCAATCGTCGTTGTTGCCACTGAAGCATCCTGGACGGACAGACTTGGGCACTCCACCATCTACCTTGAAGCTGGTGGTTGGCTTCCCGCTGCTGAACAAGACACACCAGAAGTACGGCCCGCCGCCAGAAGTGCCACTGACAGCTGCTCCCACCTCCGTGTGGTTCTTGCTGTGCAGTACCTGAATGCTCTTCGCATCATTAACCAGGAAGTTGAACGCCTGGTCTGGGGTTGCATAGTTAGACTGGCAAGCCAGAAGCCTCCCGGTGATCTTGGTGAGTGTTGCAGCTTGGACGCCACAATTTGGGGCAAATGTTTCAGCGAAGCTGGTCTCCGGAGGCTTCTTGCTTTCACCAACTTGGTTGCACTGACCCTCGTATGCTTTAATGTACTGCAGAGCAATGCATCCTAGGCCTTGGTTATCATCAAGAGTAGATGCCTTGCTGGCAGTGCGGTTGCTGTTGATCAATGCCACGAGCTGGTCGGCAGGGTTATCTGGAAAGGAGATCAGTTAAGAGGTGGAATTGGTACACAAATGCATTAGGCTGTGATTGGGTGGCCATTTGATTACAAGCAAAAAATCACAACACTGGAACCAACAAATGCATGCtaacttaaaattttaaactcttATTAATAAGCCTACAGTAAATGTGGAGGGAAGTACAGCAAATTTCCATCAGCAATGATCAGTAGTCCAGACATTTTTCAATGGAGAAAGCAGCAACCAATGTGAAAGTTGAGCATGCTAGTATCAAACTTAATGTGCTTACTTTTGGGAATTTTGTTTATTAAAGATGTTATAATACCAGCATTCATTATTAGCAACAGTGTGTGTATTGAGTAATAGTGTTTTACAATTAACTGGTGTTACTTGCAATAACATCTGTAATTAGTAAGATGTATGCtaattcatatcaaaattttaagcaTAACTAGTAACATATGATAAAATATAAGGTACAATGTGAAAACCATTTTGTTTTTTGCTGCCACACCAATCGATTAATGTTTCATTATTTCAATTTAAAATGTTTTGTGGTGCATAGATGAAAGGCACATGCACCACTTTACGTTATCAGATTCTATCATGCTGTCAAAAAATTTTGAGAAGATCTTTGCATCCATTTTTCCAGAAAAGATCTACTACTCGAAGACATCTCATGacacccccccaccccccaaaaaaaaacaaaaagaaccaGCCCTTTTTTTAGCAAGCATTACGActtatttcagaaaaaaaaaaaaaagagccttACAACTTACACTGCCTCAACTACTGCTCTCATAACGTCTTCCTCTCAAAACCTTGATGAACAGTTTGCAAATGCAGACTTCAGTTTAGTGGACCATTTGCTCACTCGATGAAGAGATCAACCAACTATGCACACTATGCAGCTTTTCCCTACATGCCAAACAGAGACACGCATCACTGGATGCTGCTTCTTCCACAGCGATCTCCACTTCTCCATAACCCCAACTGGCCAATTGCCCCAAATGGCGCAGAGTCCACCCTTGACCCTCACCCCCAATTCCCCCCAAGATCCCAATTCGGGCTTAAGCTAAGCTACCAGCAGGCCCCAGACCCAGATCCAACCGCCACAGCGCGCTAAAACGGCAAAGCCCCATTCCCGAATCGGAGCATGCGCGGGCAGAGCGCTCGGAAATGCAGCGACAAGAGCAGCAGAATTCAGTAAATTTACAGAGATTactctagagagagagagtcagaGAGACGGTACTTTTGCTgtcggcggccgaggcggcggagaggaggagcgccgcCAGCACGGCGGCCAGCAGCGGCCGCGCGgggatcgtcgtcgtcgccgccattgtCGCCGCGTGCCGGATCCGATGAAGCTGGGTGGGCGTGCGTGTCGGCGAGAGGAGAGGAACGATTTGGAGCTTGGGTGAGGTGAGCTCAGAGCTCTCAGCTTGTGATCTCTCCCGGTCGATCTGCTGCGAGCTCGCTTTCTTTAAagcctttttctctctctctcgtgctcGCTAGTGAGTGTGTGCGGCTTCCGTTCCGTGTGACGGTGTGAGGCGTCGTTGCCGTTGGCGTGGATGAGTGTATTTCCAATAATACCCCCGCCGACTATTTTCAGTTAGAAGGCAGCCTTCAATTTCCTCAAGCAGAAAGAACAATCCCATAAAAAAAGGAACAGAAAGAACAATCACGTGGGACATGCAGGTAAGTGAAACCGTTGAAATTCGATGGGCTACAGCTGACAAGgataataaaaataaaggaAGCAAAAAACAATAATCTATTATTATACctttaaagtaatagaaaaaggagccttcacgttcgctctcatgtcCTAGAAAttctcaaattaatccaaaaaataagaaaaaagaaaaatagaactaaattaggattagttaaaaactgaagagaaaaaaaagcaaattaaGAAACTCGAATCGGAcaatcggtaaaaaaaaaagaggaaaacctAATCATACTACTGGAAACGGAATCGGACAATCTAtctaaaacaaaagaaaaagaaacaaacaaacaaaaaaaggaaaacctaATCTGGAAACGGAATGTACAatcggtcaaaaaaaaaaaagaaagaaaagaaaaacataatcaTATTGGAAATGGACGATATTTTGGGAATACGCGTATTCACACCACTTTTAGAAACATTGAAAGACAAAACAATCCTGATCAAACTCTGCCGTTTCCGAATTGTATCAGTATTGTCATGCCAATAAATACATAACCAAGTCAAAAATTAGCAAGCCAAAAATACATAatcacgttcgctgtggaggctagaaattcccacattaatcggagaaaaagaaaagaagagtccaaatagaaatacactcaaaaatagctgaaattcggaattaaaaatatgcaatattgaaagaggagtccatataggaacccaatacatgattaattaaagttcggaataaaaataaaataaatttcgaaattagaaaaaggaaaacgaggagttcgagtaggaatacaatttaaaaataactgaaattcggaattaaaaataagaaatattgaaataagagtccatataaaaatccaatacaagattaattaaaattcggaatgaaaaatctaaaaaatcaaaaattagaaaaaaaaaaaggaaaaaagagttcaagaaggaatacaatttaaaattaacttaaattcgaaattaaatataagcagTGTTGAAAATAATAGTGCATATAACAACCtaatagtagattaattaaaattcaaaagaaaaaacaaaataaaatccgaaattaggcaaattaaaaagagagttaaagtagaaatacaattttgaaacaactgaaattgaaaataaaaaataaaaatatcaaaagaacacaatacgaaaaataaaataaattctaaaattagaaaaagaaaaatacttggAATAccatttataaataactaaaattggtgataaaaaatcaaaactattgaaagaaaataccatCGAAAACACATggcgagattaattaagtaacatgcctataaagaagtagagtggtggcggttgatacgacatataaaaactgttaataaaacaccaaatagaatcctaataatGATTGAAATGAAGGACGACAGCTAGCCCGTGAAGCAATCGAtcaaggcggttgccgg
The Oryza glaberrima chromosome 8, OglaRS2, whole genome shotgun sequence DNA segment above includes these coding regions:
- the LOC127783340 gene encoding uncharacterized protein LOC127783340; this translates as MPRLRSGADTASASAGVTLPPSPLPPPPTEMAGGSSAGTPWPSPSTALTLGLGLGPPAADGSLKSPGLAPPPRRSLRLASGAAASGVASPTTTPASSAPAAGADGASSGSGSASSGRRKGRAQAIPAPVASPTSAGEFGGGGGGGGEVRVWGGGNRSGEAAFISLRSGSRVAKRSMELGVQMGGEMGLGSNGGGGAGGQVHDEMPHRNVDSSGKRRKIGMEIPYVSDSESDNDDDCILPGEDGSRMPVQLCAASDLIELNLFTMSMGRTDEGRMGDSVKTGKKKASGVTIRENDIPIDEHVHGQSSAIGESIELLASPMRSALGENHAGMYSTEEERRQKARYDVKGKGKLDLGNDDSGAGTGIGKFSPDSKGKAKMVVEESSLSVSSGADQMDLNSVISEEVQSFPADHWEPRRRERARQRAIEMAPRFAFFKADEDGHSDDGDDDDNAEELEPVPDPQDWPGPFSTAMRIITDREAKLRARELNSSNLNKSANKVISWIPSKDRKSPLRSAPSLTSLCLQTLSNNAEAIESLAGIPDELKNRLLSSLCHSRKMNVHLLGELMCDNPVTVQLSECSWLSEDDFETIFGKCRTEILQVLQLDLSGRCMPDYMLPATLAKVPNSMPLLKKISLKGNYRLSDSGLDTIISAAPSLSSLNLCECSLLTSTGIENLANKLSLVLTELYIDDCLNVDAMMILPSLQKIKHLEVLSMSGIQSVCNKFVNELIPVHGSNLKELAFAGCLQLTSSSIKTIAGNCSQLSSLDLRNLNRLRDSAMRHLRNGCRLIKKIKLQRNTFSDEAVYRFLEQSGGYLTELCLNNVEKAGNLTAYAIARNCSTHLEVLDLSFCRELTNEALGLIVDSCSSLRILKLFGCTQITDVFLKGHSNSLVTIVGIEGNILKQTGSL
- the LOC127781261 gene encoding uncharacterized protein LOC127781261; amino-acid sequence: MAATTTIPARPLLAAVLAALLLSAASAADSKNNPADQLVALINSNRTASKASTLDDNQGLGCIALQYIKAYEGQCNQVGESKKPPETSFAETFAPNCGVQAATLTKITGRLLACQSNYATPDQAFNFLVNDAKSIQVLHSKNHTEVGAAVSGTSGGGPYFWCVLFSSGKPTTSFKVDGGVPKSVRPGCFSGNNDDCMGANAAVSIGAGTWRLVAALLFSAACVFAL